The Novosphingobium sp. SL115 genome includes a region encoding these proteins:
- a CDS encoding LysR family transcriptional regulator — translation MKPSLDDLALLVAIADQGSFTSAATLLGLPKSTVSRRLADLEVQLRTSLFRRSTRALSLTDEGRRIYDMAKPAIAAADLAAQAIAERGRAVAGRVSLTTTAALGQYLVAPHLLGLGQRYPDVQIDLRLTERRINIISEGIDLAVRMGRLDDSSLIARRLCSFTRLMVAAPAYLDSAGVPQSPADLTSHNAIVTSAALDTWRFDDGWECSVRWRVAAGNMLVAHQLAQMGHGIALLPDFMIKEDLRTGRLVPLMPQHPVEQADAWIVSSPQRYKSLAVQTVLQHLVDATGMTAFG, via the coding sequence GAGCGCTGCCACCCTGCTGGGCCTGCCCAAGTCCACGGTCAGCCGCAGGCTTGCGGATCTCGAAGTGCAGTTGCGGACATCGCTGTTCCGTCGTTCCACGCGGGCGCTTTCGCTGACCGATGAAGGTCGGCGCATCTACGACATGGCAAAACCTGCGATCGCCGCTGCAGACCTTGCCGCGCAGGCCATTGCGGAACGTGGCCGGGCCGTGGCAGGTCGGGTTTCGCTCACCACCACCGCTGCGCTTGGCCAATATCTGGTCGCCCCGCATCTGCTCGGGCTGGGTCAGCGTTATCCCGACGTACAGATCGATCTGCGACTGACCGAGCGGCGCATCAACATCATCAGCGAGGGCATCGACCTCGCAGTCCGCATGGGCAGGCTCGATGACAGCAGCCTGATCGCGCGGCGGCTTTGCTCGTTCACCCGCCTGATGGTCGCGGCGCCCGCCTATCTGGACAGTGCCGGGGTGCCGCAATCCCCAGCGGACCTGACCTCGCACAACGCCATCGTCACCAGCGCGGCGCTCGACACCTGGCGCTTCGACGATGGCTGGGAATGTTCGGTGAGATGGCGAGTGGCGGCGGGCAACATGCTGGTCGCGCACCAGTTGGCGCAAATGGGCCATGGCATCGCCCTTCTGCCCGACTTCATGATCAAGGAAGACCTGCGAACGGGACGGCTCGTTCCGCTGATGCCGCAGCACCCCGTAGAGCAGGCCGACGCATGGATCGTGAGCAGCCCACAGCGATACAAGTCCCTGGCGGTGCAGACCGTCCTGCAGCATCTGGTTGACGCGACAGGCATGACCGCTTTCGGCTAA
- a CDS encoding response regulator: MNDIAPTLDHAPKRSILVVDDMEANRAVLCRRLERFGYAVDSVDSGASALARIAVALPDMVLLDYMMPQMNGIEVLQHLRGDLRTRDLPVIMVTARAESGATIEALGAGADDYVTKPIDFDVLRARIETHIDKRTSADDLRRANAALDERVVMRSMALADLEQELADEIKRRRDLERTLYDRPEGQGATSQADASKSDLAAKLGTIVERYEQIFNNVTAGRAPNFAQMANLRLLLDVLKRDFAE; encoded by the coding sequence ATGAACGATATTGCACCAACCTTAGATCATGCACCGAAGCGAAGCATTCTGGTGGTGGACGACATGGAGGCGAACCGGGCCGTGCTTTGTCGGCGGCTGGAACGGTTCGGTTATGCAGTCGATAGCGTGGATAGTGGGGCCTCGGCTCTTGCCAGGATTGCAGTGGCGTTGCCCGATATGGTCCTGCTCGATTACATGATGCCGCAAATGAACGGCATCGAGGTGCTGCAACACTTGCGCGGCGATCTGCGAACGCGCGATCTCCCTGTGATTATGGTTACGGCTCGCGCCGAAAGCGGCGCCACGATCGAGGCTCTGGGTGCCGGCGCAGACGATTATGTGACCAAACCGATCGATTTCGACGTCCTTAGAGCTCGCATCGAGACCCATATTGACAAGCGCACATCCGCCGACGACTTGCGCCGTGCCAACGCCGCGCTTGACGAGCGCGTGGTGATGAGGAGCATGGCGCTCGCCGACCTAGAGCAGGAACTGGCCGACGAAATCAAACGGCGTCGCGATCTGGAAAGAACTCTTTACGATAGGCCCGAGGGCCAAGGCGCTACAAGCCAAGCCGATGCTTCGAAAAGCGATCTTGCAGCAAAACTCGGAACGATTGTCGAACGCTACGAGCAGATTTTCAACAACGTGACCGCTGGTCGCGCGCCCAATTTCGCGCAGATGGCAAATCTCAGGCTATTGCTCGATGTACTGAAGCGTGATTTTGCAGAATGA
- a CDS encoding response regulator, whose protein sequence is MRGGSVEKTLAQLSFRTKLSLLTGLAVASALLLAMLGLIGLQWSTESRQAAQRHQQAASILAANVVPAILFADQRATGETIATVAGIKDIGWVEVLTREGKVFATYSATPGARNDKINWDRTLEYPIAAGNEPVGRLRIGVHYRSFFDILVDNTGVALQISLFSFAIVLILTRWMSRIAYRPIDRLVGAMHRISASGDYGVRLPADADPDFNTISTSFNSMLGQIEDRNAALSETADELRQARDDSEKANVAKSQFLANMSHELRTPLNAIIGYAEILREELATIDMPRSSEDVGWIHSSAHQLLALINSILDLSKIEAGKMDVDVHEFDPSRLLHEVAGMLEPIAAQRGNRLQVMMDPAIQQANTDYTKLRQCLLNLGSNACKFTEGGQIFILGRVEGDELVFAVSDTGIGLAPAELDRLFQPFVQADTSTTRTYGGTGLGLTITWRFAEMLGGSVEVDSAPGEGSTFTLRVKRDLCVPDEQAGQDAAQQRPAEQSSHASPRRTMGMPLALIIEDQPSAAQLLLRMAQRFGYETALAHDGLTGIDLARRVVPDVIMLDLELPRCDGWQVLELLQQDAALNAIPTVVVTVDDDRRRALAAGAAEHLIKPFNREDMTEIFKQYANRHTGRVLIVEDDVATARLYNRGFAQMGYETHMAASGTAAAQALDEGAFAFVVTDLRMPDGDGFQLIERIARMPEDERPAVIVVTGKVLSEQEARQLDGKIVRLLPKNGLSPRMLTGQIRKLGGVFVEADASDIEGFAA, encoded by the coding sequence ATGCGAGGTGGTTCGGTCGAGAAAACGCTTGCGCAGTTGTCCTTCCGGACCAAGCTGTCGTTGTTGACCGGACTTGCCGTGGCAAGTGCGCTGCTGCTTGCCATGCTGGGGCTCATCGGCCTGCAATGGTCGACCGAAAGCAGGCAGGCGGCACAGCGTCATCAGCAGGCGGCGTCGATCCTTGCGGCCAACGTCGTCCCGGCCATTCTCTTTGCAGACCAGCGCGCGACCGGCGAGACGATCGCGACAGTCGCAGGCATCAAGGACATCGGCTGGGTCGAAGTGCTGACTCGGGAAGGAAAGGTCTTTGCTACATATTCGGCAACGCCGGGCGCCCGGAATGACAAGATCAATTGGGACCGAACGCTCGAATACCCGATAGCGGCCGGTAACGAGCCGGTTGGTCGCTTGCGCATTGGCGTCCACTACCGCAGTTTTTTCGACATCCTCGTCGACAACACGGGCGTGGCCCTGCAGATTTCCCTGTTTTCGTTCGCGATCGTCCTGATCCTGACCCGCTGGATGAGCCGCATCGCCTATCGCCCGATCGATCGGCTGGTAGGGGCTATGCACCGCATAAGCGCATCGGGCGATTATGGCGTGCGCCTGCCAGCCGACGCCGATCCCGATTTCAACACGATCAGCACGAGCTTCAATTCGATGCTCGGCCAGATTGAGGATCGCAACGCCGCTCTGTCGGAAACGGCCGACGAATTGCGCCAAGCCCGTGACGATTCCGAGAAGGCCAACGTCGCCAAGTCGCAGTTCCTCGCCAACATGAGCCATGAATTGCGCACGCCGTTGAACGCGATCATCGGATATGCGGAAATCCTGCGCGAGGAACTCGCGACAATCGACATGCCGCGCTCGAGCGAGGACGTGGGCTGGATCCACAGTTCGGCGCACCAGTTGCTGGCTCTCATCAACAGCATTCTTGATCTGTCGAAGATCGAGGCAGGGAAGATGGATGTCGATGTCCACGAGTTCGATCCCTCACGCCTGCTTCACGAAGTGGCCGGGATGCTCGAACCGATCGCTGCTCAACGTGGCAATCGCCTGCAGGTCATGATGGACCCGGCGATTCAGCAAGCGAACACCGACTATACCAAGTTGCGCCAATGCCTGCTCAATCTGGGATCGAATGCGTGCAAGTTCACCGAAGGCGGGCAGATTTTCATTTTGGGCCGCGTTGAGGGAGATGAGCTTGTCTTTGCCGTATCGGACACCGGGATAGGCCTCGCGCCGGCCGAACTCGACCGCCTGTTCCAACCATTCGTGCAGGCCGATACGAGCACGACGCGTACATATGGCGGAACTGGCCTTGGCCTGACCATCACCTGGCGTTTTGCGGAAATGCTCGGTGGCTCGGTCGAGGTCGACAGCGCCCCCGGTGAAGGGTCGACGTTCACGCTGCGCGTAAAACGCGACTTGTGTGTGCCCGACGAGCAAGCCGGACAAGATGCCGCGCAGCAAAGGCCTGCGGAACAGTCCAGCCACGCCAGCCCCAGACGGACCATGGGCATGCCGCTCGCGCTCATCATTGAGGATCAGCCCAGCGCCGCGCAGCTTTTGCTCCGCATGGCACAGCGGTTCGGCTACGAGACGGCACTTGCCCACGATGGGCTGACTGGGATAGATTTGGCGCGCCGGGTTGTTCCCGATGTCATCATGCTCGATCTCGAACTGCCACGCTGCGACGGCTGGCAAGTGCTCGAACTGTTGCAGCAGGATGCGGCGCTCAACGCGATTCCGACGGTCGTTGTGACGGTGGACGATGACCGCAGGCGCGCACTGGCAGCCGGTGCGGCCGAACATCTGATCAAGCCATTCAACCGCGAGGACATGACAGAGATATTCAAGCAGTACGCCAATCGCCACACCGGCCGTGTTCTGATCGTCGAGGACGACGTCGCCACTGCCCGCCTGTACAACCGGGGCTTCGCCCAGATGGGGTACGAAACCCACATGGCCGCCAGCGGCACTGCGGCTGCGCAAGCTCTGGACGAGGGCGCGTTCGCTTTTGTCGTGACGGATTTGCGTATGCCCGATGGTGACGGCTTCCAGTTAATAGAGCGCATAGCCCGTATGCCCGAGGACGAACGGCCAGCAGTCATCGTCGTTACGGGCAAGGTCCTCAGTGAGCAGGAAGCGCGGCAGCTCGACGGAAAGATCGTTCGGCTTCTGCCTAAAAACGGCCTCTCACCGCGCATGCTGACGGGTCAGATTCGGAAGCTGGGTGGAGTCTTCGTTGAAGCCGATGCGAGTGACATCGAAGGATTTGCAGCATGA
- a CDS encoding YfiR family protein, which translates to MRSLPKAALAIAATLSTVSAPVVAQVSSPNALKAAIVFNILRYVEFPGKPASQPLVLCGQRGAAGATELAGLNGQRAGNRQVIYRYFDGSSGAGCDAVFLSSGDAAAIARVKQRGALLLGDGSGFASAGGTVGLVRTGAQIRFEINLRTASETGVTISSRLLRLASRTIR; encoded by the coding sequence ATGCGTTCCCTTCCCAAAGCCGCATTGGCTATTGCCGCGACGCTGAGCACCGTCAGCGCACCTGTGGTGGCACAAGTGTCGAGCCCCAACGCATTGAAGGCGGCAATCGTCTTCAACATCTTGCGCTACGTCGAATTTCCCGGAAAGCCAGCCAGCCAGCCTCTTGTGCTGTGCGGCCAGCGGGGCGCTGCGGGTGCGACAGAACTGGCCGGACTGAACGGCCAGCGCGCAGGAAACCGCCAGGTGATCTACCGTTACTTCGACGGTAGTTCGGGCGCCGGCTGCGATGCCGTGTTCCTGAGCAGCGGCGATGCTGCCGCCATTGCCCGCGTCAAGCAGCGTGGCGCTCTCCTCCTCGGTGACGGCAGTGGCTTCGCAAGTGCGGGCGGAACAGTTGGGCTGGTTCGGACCGGCGCGCAGATACGGTTCGAGATCAACCTTCGTACCGCAAGTGAAACCGGCGTGACCATCAGTTCCCGCTTGCTCCGTCTCGCTTCACGGACGATCCGCTGA
- a CDS encoding TonB-dependent receptor plug domain-containing protein: protein MSLLAMPVAARAQDVADVRSQTNDSPASDASSAPASLLDVPLEDLLTIESTSVAKKRQRVSESTASVYVITQDEIRRSAAPTIPDLLRGVPGVEVGRLANGGYAVSIRGFNSRLTNSLLVMVDGRSQFISTISGVFWDQLMVPMSDIERIEVVRGPGAALWGANSSNGVINIITKHSADSGGTAVDVRGGLRQQDVSISHGSRLSDTLSYRAYGSYRHDDGLIDEQGGDIGKRWAGGSGGLRVDFEPDERNAYTVQAEYGEGKFDTPFRLPSTNLFAPGYFQFQAENAFKSFNVLGRWTRRQSDNLDWSLQAQYNRLNRTEFGGVGVLWQLADIDLGLHWRASEMHDVSFGVGARLLHDDITQTPYVRFDNLSATDRWISGYLQDDITLIPEMLRLTLGTKVENNNFTGFEVQPSARVFLRPAKHLSLWGAISRAVRTPSRFERNAHLALFVTLPRSPNNPTPLPVYTTLNGVNDRNSEVLIAYEAGARVNLSGNWSLDVAGFYNNYKSLTVNVPKSTKLIFVPNVPFPVGIQADVDFQDSGTARTWGGEVTLAGNVTPWWKATLNYSHFNFELGIDPSTGARSTLLFPLGYSPRHQFALRNNFDIGDAFSIDTQLRHVGRLEQGNIPAYTTADLRLTYRLPNGAELSLVGTNLLHARHIEFNQQDYPAPQAFVSRAVSGQLRYRF, encoded by the coding sequence TTGTCGCTTCTGGCGATGCCGGTTGCAGCTCGGGCACAGGATGTCGCAGATGTTCGATCGCAGACGAACGACAGTCCGGCCAGCGATGCCTCTTCCGCGCCCGCCAGCCTTCTCGACGTTCCGCTCGAAGACCTTCTGACGATCGAATCCACATCCGTCGCCAAGAAGCGCCAGCGCGTGAGCGAGTCCACCGCTTCGGTCTATGTCATCACGCAGGACGAAATCCGGCGTTCTGCTGCACCCACGATCCCGGACCTGCTGCGCGGCGTGCCGGGGGTCGAGGTAGGCCGTCTGGCAAACGGCGGTTACGCGGTCTCGATCCGAGGCTTCAACAGCCGGTTGACGAACTCGCTGCTGGTCATGGTGGATGGTCGCTCGCAGTTCATATCGACCATTTCCGGCGTGTTCTGGGACCAGTTGATGGTCCCGATGAGCGATATCGAACGCATCGAGGTGGTTCGAGGTCCCGGTGCTGCGTTGTGGGGGGCAAACTCCTCCAATGGCGTGATCAACATCATCACCAAGCACAGCGCCGATAGCGGAGGTACAGCGGTCGATGTCCGTGGCGGCTTGCGCCAGCAGGATGTCAGCATTTCGCACGGGTCACGCCTGTCCGACACGCTCAGCTATCGTGCCTATGGCAGCTATCGACACGACGACGGGCTAATCGATGAACAGGGCGGCGACATCGGCAAACGCTGGGCTGGTGGCTCCGGCGGCCTGCGGGTCGATTTTGAGCCCGACGAGCGCAACGCCTACACCGTCCAGGCCGAATATGGTGAAGGCAAGTTCGATACACCGTTCCGCCTTCCCAGCACCAACCTGTTTGCGCCGGGCTATTTCCAGTTCCAGGCAGAGAACGCCTTCAAGTCGTTCAACGTGCTCGGTCGGTGGACCCGGCGGCAGTCCGACAACCTCGACTGGTCGCTGCAGGCACAGTACAACCGGCTCAACCGCACCGAATTCGGCGGCGTCGGCGTCCTGTGGCAACTGGCTGACATCGATCTGGGGCTGCACTGGCGCGCAAGCGAGATGCACGATGTCAGCTTCGGCGTCGGCGCCCGCTTGCTGCACGACGACATCACGCAGACGCCTTATGTGCGGTTCGATAACCTTTCGGCGACGGACCGCTGGATCAGCGGTTATCTCCAGGATGACATCACGCTCATTCCCGAAATGCTACGCCTCACACTTGGCACCAAAGTCGAGAACAACAATTTTACGGGCTTCGAAGTTCAGCCGAGCGCGCGTGTATTCCTTCGCCCGGCGAAACACCTGTCCCTGTGGGGCGCCATATCGCGGGCAGTGCGCACACCGTCGCGGTTCGAACGCAATGCCCATCTCGCGCTGTTCGTAACGCTGCCTAGATCACCCAACAATCCCACACCTTTGCCGGTGTACACAACCCTAAACGGCGTGAACGACCGCAATTCCGAAGTTCTGATCGCCTATGAGGCGGGCGCTCGCGTCAACCTGAGTGGTAATTGGTCGCTGGATGTTGCCGGATTCTACAACAATTACAAGTCGTTGACGGTCAACGTTCCTAAAAGCACGAAACTCATCTTCGTGCCCAATGTTCCTTTCCCTGTCGGCATCCAGGCGGACGTCGACTTCCAGGATTCAGGCACAGCACGCACATGGGGTGGCGAGGTGACTCTGGCGGGCAATGTCACGCCATGGTGGAAGGCGACCCTCAACTATTCGCACTTCAACTTCGAACTCGGCATCGACCCGTCGACCGGTGCACGGTCGACCTTGTTGTTTCCGCTGGGCTATTCGCCACGACACCAGTTTGCGCTGCGCAACAACTTTGACATCGGGGATGCCTTCTCGATCGATACGCAGCTCAGACATGTGGGACGGCTCGAGCAGGGCAACATTCCTGCCTACACAACTGCAGATCTGCGCCTGACCTATCGCCTGCCAAACGGCGCCGAACTTTCGCTTGTCGGCACCAACCTGCTGCACGCCCGCCACATCGAATTCAACCAGCAAGACTATCCCGCACCGCAGGCCTTTGTGTCCCGCGCGGTGTCGGGCCAGTTGCGTTACCGGTTTTGA
- a CDS encoding putative bifunctional diguanylate cyclase/phosphodiesterase: MIVLNRQSGLCGLGLGASCFVALALVQLSPPTFALYSTLVVMALANMCAIAFVLHRRCRSDGDLAELLEAVVAVGNGQFDPDSNAGQFGDRPEVRKVLLDLAARVQQRVDALREAAHFDGLTGLCNRAHFQKRVEPYISALLTKRPVALLFIDLDGFKAINDTLGHLVGDGLLRAAADRLELAVRRDATQTFQEGSFELLARLGGDEFVFFMAHPDVATLAPRMAARIVRALAEPFEIGAHSVCIGASVGVAQSPQDGTDYATLLRAADAAMYNAKRSGRGRFEIFDASLDEEARATAVLEQELRDAANRGNFELYYQPLYDLRTKSFDMAEALIRWPHPSRGLLLPRHFMHLADRTGMVPTIGEWVIGEAVMRIAEFERSGIQLQISINISPTHLERIDFISTVKLALNRWKVPPHLLQIEVTEEVALRDPELAADRLRRLSDLGVAIAIDDFGTGYSNLALLTTLPITRLKIDKALLKDLTLKPEARVLVQTILSMANSLGLHTVAEGVETEAQIELLSAMGCDLVQGFFTARPMKLQKLREMIGESPRADLGVKFTSAA, from the coding sequence TTGATCGTCCTGAATCGACAATCAGGCCTGTGCGGACTCGGTTTAGGTGCTTCCTGTTTCGTCGCGCTGGCGCTGGTGCAGCTTTCTCCTCCGACCTTCGCCTTGTATTCGACTCTGGTCGTTATGGCTTTGGCAAACATGTGCGCGATTGCGTTCGTGCTGCATCGACGCTGTCGCAGCGATGGCGATCTTGCCGAACTGCTGGAAGCTGTAGTCGCTGTCGGCAATGGCCAGTTCGACCCGGACAGCAACGCGGGACAATTCGGCGATCGGCCAGAAGTCCGCAAGGTTCTGCTCGACCTTGCCGCAAGAGTTCAACAACGCGTGGACGCTCTGCGCGAAGCCGCGCACTTCGATGGACTGACCGGGCTTTGCAACCGGGCGCATTTCCAGAAGAGGGTCGAGCCGTACATCTCCGCACTTTTGACGAAGAGACCGGTCGCGCTGCTATTCATCGACCTGGACGGCTTCAAAGCGATCAACGACACGCTCGGGCATCTGGTGGGCGACGGTCTTCTCCGCGCAGCAGCAGATAGGCTAGAGCTTGCCGTGCGCCGCGACGCAACGCAAACTTTCCAAGAAGGTTCTTTCGAACTTCTGGCCCGCTTAGGTGGTGATGAATTCGTCTTTTTCATGGCTCATCCCGATGTCGCCACGCTCGCGCCACGCATGGCAGCGCGCATAGTTCGCGCGCTCGCCGAGCCTTTCGAGATCGGCGCACATTCGGTCTGCATTGGCGCGAGTGTCGGAGTTGCGCAGTCGCCACAGGACGGCACCGACTATGCCACCCTGCTGCGTGCGGCCGATGCGGCGATGTATAATGCCAAGCGTTCCGGACGGGGGCGTTTCGAGATTTTCGATGCCTCGCTCGACGAAGAGGCGCGGGCAACAGCAGTGCTCGAACAGGAACTGCGCGATGCCGCCAATCGCGGCAATTTCGAACTCTACTATCAGCCTCTTTACGATCTTCGGACGAAGTCGTTCGATATGGCCGAAGCCCTGATCCGCTGGCCCCACCCGAGCAGGGGGCTTCTGCTCCCCCGGCACTTCATGCATCTGGCTGATCGCACCGGCATGGTTCCGACGATCGGGGAGTGGGTGATCGGGGAGGCGGTGATGCGCATCGCCGAGTTCGAACGCAGCGGCATTCAGCTCCAGATTTCGATCAACATCTCGCCAACCCACCTCGAGCGTATCGACTTCATCTCGACAGTAAAGCTTGCGCTCAACCGCTGGAAAGTGCCGCCGCACCTACTCCAGATAGAGGTTACCGAAGAGGTCGCACTGCGTGATCCAGAACTTGCAGCAGACCGCCTGCGTCGCCTGAGCGACCTGGGAGTAGCGATCGCGATCGACGACTTCGGAACGGGCTACTCCAACCTTGCGCTGCTCACGACGCTGCCGATCACCCGGCTCAAGATTGACAAGGCTCTGCTCAAAGACCTGACGTTAAAACCCGAAGCACGCGTGCTGGTCCAGACGATCCTCAGCATGGCCAACAGCCTGGGACTCCACACGGTGGCCGAAGGTGTGGAGACCGAAGCGCAGATTGAACTTCTATCGGCCATGGGCTGCGATCTGGTGCAGGGCTTCTTCACCGCAAGACCCATGAAACTTCAAAAACTGCGCGAGATGATCGGGGAATCCCCCCGTGCCGATCTCGGCGTGAAATTTACCAGCGCTGCCTGA
- a CDS encoding Csu type fimbrial protein encodes MAVSATVQSACIVSANALAFGSYNPTSGTNLDATTTLSVTCTSGTSYTVGLSTGNGSGATVANRKLTNGANSLSYALYQDASRTTNWGNTAGTDTPASAVAGSSATSLTVYGRVASGQNVPAGTYTDSVTITVNY; translated from the coding sequence ATGGCAGTTTCCGCGACAGTGCAGAGCGCATGCATCGTGTCTGCCAACGCGCTAGCATTCGGATCCTACAATCCAACATCTGGCACGAATCTGGATGCCACCACGACGCTTAGCGTCACATGCACTTCAGGCACGTCCTATACGGTCGGCCTGAGCACCGGCAATGGCAGCGGCGCCACCGTTGCCAATCGCAAGTTGACGAATGGCGCCAACTCCTTGAGCTACGCGCTTTATCAGGATGCTTCGCGGACGACGAACTGGGGCAACACCGCCGGCACGGATACGCCTGCCAGTGCAGTAGCCGGGTCCAGCGCCACGTCGCTCACCGTTTATGGGCGTGTCGCTTCGGGTCAGAACGTACCGGCAGGCACTTATACAGACAGCGTTACTATCACGGTCAATTACTGA
- a CDS encoding fimbrial biogenesis chaperone, with the protein MLAMYAQSAQAGALRVMPVRVEVAAGRQFCALTLGNDADRPVTVQVRGFAWTRDDTGLDTLDPVDAPVVNPAIMTIPVGGSRLVRCSLPRQVSDGKSEQQWRLIVDELPLPSSEVAPGTVQTLLRLSVPVFRTADHAKPQLEWSMQTLPDKAQILRITNSGTRRTQVIRVMLHLRNGRDVPLDRSFYLLAKGAMILRVPTGIATEVLSVTAETDLGTLAVVSGSGSDGAPDSKLALLRPSER; encoded by the coding sequence ATGCTGGCGATGTACGCACAATCGGCCCAGGCCGGCGCACTTCGCGTCATGCCTGTGCGTGTCGAAGTCGCAGCTGGTCGTCAGTTTTGCGCGCTAACGCTCGGCAACGACGCCGATCGGCCGGTTACGGTTCAGGTGCGCGGCTTTGCATGGACGCGCGATGACACGGGTTTGGACACGCTTGATCCGGTGGATGCACCTGTCGTCAATCCTGCGATCATGACTATCCCCGTTGGCGGAAGCCGTCTGGTGCGCTGCAGCCTTCCGCGCCAAGTTTCGGACGGGAAATCGGAGCAACAATGGCGGCTGATCGTCGATGAGCTGCCATTGCCATCGTCCGAAGTGGCGCCTGGCACCGTGCAAACGCTGCTCCGCCTGTCGGTGCCGGTGTTTCGGACAGCCGACCACGCAAAACCTCAGCTCGAATGGTCGATGCAGACTTTGCCCGACAAGGCGCAAATCCTTCGGATCACCAATTCAGGCACGCGCCGTACGCAAGTGATCCGGGTGATGCTGCATCTCCGCAATGGCCGGGATGTTCCACTCGATCGCAGCTTTTACCTTCTAGCCAAGGGGGCGATGATACTGCGCGTCCCGACAGGAATCGCGACCGAAGTCTTGTCAGTGACGGCAGAAACCGACCTTGGCACCCTCGCCGTAGTTTCCGGTTCGGGATCAGATGGCGCGCCAGACAGCAAGCTGGCACTTCTGCGTCCTTCAGAACGATAG